The Thiothrix subterranea genome has a segment encoding these proteins:
- the pbpC gene encoding penicillin-binding protein 1C, producing MRTYLIRAAGSALLCLLLFVLADWWWPLPEPERVRSVLILAQDRTPLRAFADNEGVWRYPVTLAEVSPLYVEALLTYEDRWFYQHPGINPFALVRAGWQWLQGGRVISGGSTLTMQVARILDPHDRTVSGKIRQMFRALQLEWHYSKTDILTFYLNLAPFGGPIEGVQTASFAWLHKPALALSHAEAALLAVLPQAPSRLRPDRSPELAQRYRDKVLRRMATQGVWSQDTVVDAMVEPVMKLRFQQPMKAPLFAERMKIRAFANKVSRLQTTLDANIQWAVDNVLRTRVNSLPEKASVGVLVLENHTGYVRAYAGSADFHNAERFGHVDMVQAVRSPGSTLKPFLYGMALDDGLLHSASLLSDVPLKLNDYAPQNFFRHFSGAVSVMQALQQSLNVPAVDILQRLTPTNFVARLRHGGVVISFPEHAEPNLSVILGGAGTTLEDLVRGFSALGRGGISIKPRFVADDPLEERRMLSEGAAWIIQEILRAIPPPEGSINAAGVAWKTGTSYGFRDAWAIGVSDYYTVGVWTGRPDGTPLPGSLGVAAAGPILFDVFRALPKQSGMNARRRPANVTQEDICWPLGESAAQTAPEHCHVRQQAWILNGNVPPTLPHFQHYSWSAGLQTYWLNPATGLRVTSACNVPARMARQVAQWPLELQPWLATTLLEKIRLPAFDSSCPPGSAYQGGKQLAVRHLDDSTRLYLPKVAAGQPNNGVTLDLLADGGEDQYFWLVNGEPVGVDTARSGLRHTFTRAGDYELTVFDTAGAVDKVSIRVISQP from the coding sequence ATGCGCACCTATCTGATAAGGGCGGCTGGCTCGGCGCTGTTGTGCCTGTTGCTGTTTGTATTGGCGGATTGGTGGTGGCCGCTGCCAGAGCCTGAGCGGGTGCGCAGTGTGTTGATTCTGGCACAAGACCGAACCCCGTTGCGGGCTTTTGCAGACAATGAAGGCGTGTGGCGCTATCCGGTGACGTTAGCGGAAGTGTCGCCTTTGTATGTCGAGGCATTGCTGACCTACGAAGACCGTTGGTTTTATCAGCATCCCGGCATTAATCCGTTCGCTTTAGTGCGGGCAGGCTGGCAATGGTTGCAAGGCGGGCGAGTGATTTCGGGTGGTTCGACGCTGACCATGCAAGTGGCGCGAATTTTAGACCCCCATGACCGTACCGTGAGTGGGAAAATTCGGCAGATGTTTCGGGCCTTACAACTCGAATGGCATTACAGCAAGACGGATATTCTGACGTTTTACCTCAACCTTGCGCCTTTCGGTGGCCCTATCGAAGGCGTGCAAACCGCCAGTTTTGCTTGGTTACACAAGCCTGCCTTAGCACTGAGTCATGCAGAAGCGGCATTATTAGCCGTGTTGCCGCAAGCCCCCTCGCGTTTGCGCCCGGATCGCTCCCCCGAATTGGCGCAACGTTACCGCGATAAAGTCCTGCGCCGCATGGCGACACAAGGCGTTTGGTCGCAAGACACCGTGGTGGACGCGATGGTTGAACCCGTGATGAAATTGCGTTTTCAACAGCCGATGAAAGCGCCGTTGTTTGCGGAACGCATGAAAATCCGCGCTTTTGCCAACAAAGTGTCACGGTTACAAACCACCTTGGATGCGAATATTCAGTGGGCGGTTGACAATGTATTGCGCACCCGCGTGAACAGTTTGCCGGAGAAGGCTTCGGTCGGGGTCTTAGTGCTTGAAAATCACACGGGCTACGTGCGGGCGTATGCGGGATCGGCGGATTTCCACAATGCCGAACGTTTTGGGCACGTGGATATGGTGCAGGCGGTGCGTTCCCCCGGTTCGACTTTGAAGCCGTTTTTGTATGGCATGGCGTTGGATGATGGCCTGCTGCATTCGGCGAGTTTGCTGAGTGATGTGCCGCTGAAATTGAATGATTACGCCCCGCAGAATTTTTTCCGGCATTTTTCGGGGGCGGTGAGTGTGATGCAAGCGTTGCAGCAATCGTTGAATGTGCCTGCGGTGGACATCTTGCAACGTTTGACACCGACGAATTTTGTGGCGCGGCTGCGTCATGGCGGGGTGGTGATCAGTTTTCCTGAACACGCTGAACCGAATTTGAGCGTGATTTTGGGGGGCGCTGGCACGACCTTGGAAGATTTGGTGCGGGGATTTAGCGCATTAGGGCGCGGCGGTATTAGCATCAAGCCGCGCTTTGTGGCGGATGATCCGCTCGAAGAACGCCGAATGTTGTCCGAAGGGGCAGCGTGGATAATTCAGGAAATCTTGCGGGCGATTCCGCCGCCAGAGGGCAGTATTAATGCAGCGGGTGTGGCGTGGAAGACGGGAACCAGTTACGGGTTTCGGGATGCTTGGGCGATCGGGGTAAGTGATTACTACACGGTTGGGGTGTGGACAGGTCGCCCAGACGGTACACCATTACCCGGCAGTTTGGGGGTTGCGGCGGCAGGCCCGATTTTATTTGACGTATTTCGGGCATTGCCCAAGCAGTCGGGCATGAATGCCCGTCGCCGTCCGGCAAATGTGACGCAAGAGGATATTTGTTGGCCTTTGGGGGAAAGTGCGGCGCAAACTGCCCCGGAACATTGTCATGTTCGTCAGCAAGCGTGGATTTTGAACGGCAATGTGCCTCCAACCTTGCCGCATTTTCAGCACTATTCATGGTCAGCCGGTTTGCAGACGTATTGGCTTAACCCCGCCACCGGCTTGCGGGTAACGTCGGCTTGCAATGTCCCGGCGCGTATGGCGCGACAAGTCGCTCAATGGCCGCTGGAATTGCAACCTTGGTTAGCCACTACCTTGTTGGAAAAAATACGTTTACCCGCTTTTGATAGCAGTTGCCCGCCCGGTAGCGCGTATCAGGGCGGGAAACAATTGGCGGTTCGGCATTTGGATGACAGTACGCGCTTGTATTTGCCCAAAGTAGCCGCAGGGCAACCCAACAACGGCGTAACGTTGGATTTGCTGGCGGACGGTGGCGAAGATCAGTATTTCTGGTTGGTGAACGGCGAACCGGTTGGCGTGGACACGGCGCGTAGCGGTTTGCGCCACACCTTTACGCGGGCAGGCGATTACGAATTGACGGTATTTGACACCGCCGGAGCGGTGGATAAAGTCAGCATTCGCGTTATCAGCCAGCCCTGA
- a CDS encoding ATP-binding protein: MLSSLRSRQLISGFGVIMVGILILGIMLHWFSYSYKIEQKKTELREISYDVLGYLNFQDGQFGILPDADMLAKAQQRISEHNLDDVTQNHFAYVINIEKAQVVWSAATLSKPNDLVDEDYYLHFKISKVLKTSFEPTFDQLKPLPPKNTLRLKDDPTALQTYDQEYLLAIQSFFQPKYGTFQFIVGVSIADIEKEMQDMRQKFAILLFLSAVLVLIAQLALSFWVVAPIKEFENEVKAIEAGARDSIHDHYPEELIPVKNALNGLLSYEKGQKQRYKDTLDDLAHSIKTPLTAMQNQLDQLRREANLDPSYKIAATVFETQIERIREIIGHQLRRAMVTNQGAMILSQPVRPVLFRLRETLQKVYRDKSFEIRINVDEYAKCRMDAEDMMELFGNLLNNACRFCKDVVEISAHHEDNLLVIDIDDDGMGFPLNNPAKLLQRGIREDSKSDGQGIGMAVSTEIVSAIGGKIELLVSPYVGARVRLHLPV; this comes from the coding sequence ATGCTCAGCTCCTTACGTAGCCGCCAACTCATCAGTGGGTTTGGCGTTATTATGGTCGGTATTCTGATACTAGGCATCATGCTGCACTGGTTTTCTTACAGCTATAAAATTGAACAAAAAAAGACCGAATTAAGGGAAATATCTTACGATGTACTGGGGTATTTGAACTTTCAAGATGGTCAATTCGGCATCCTGCCCGACGCAGATATGTTAGCCAAAGCTCAGCAAAGGATCAGTGAGCACAATCTGGATGACGTCACCCAAAACCATTTCGCGTATGTGATCAATATCGAGAAAGCCCAAGTGGTTTGGAGCGCCGCTACCCTCAGCAAGCCCAATGATCTGGTCGACGAAGATTATTACCTGCACTTCAAAATCAGTAAGGTGTTAAAAACCAGCTTTGAACCCACTTTCGATCAGCTCAAACCTTTGCCACCTAAAAATACGCTTCGCCTGAAAGATGATCCAACCGCGCTACAAACATACGATCAGGAGTATTTGTTGGCGATTCAAAGCTTTTTCCAGCCCAAATACGGCACGTTCCAGTTTATTGTGGGCGTTTCTATCGCGGATATTGAAAAAGAAATGCAGGACATGCGCCAAAAATTTGCGATCTTATTGTTTCTATCCGCCGTACTGGTATTGATTGCGCAACTGGCGCTGAGTTTTTGGGTGGTCGCCCCGATTAAAGAATTTGAGAATGAAGTCAAAGCGATTGAGGCCGGTGCACGCGATAGCATCCATGACCATTACCCTGAAGAATTAATTCCCGTCAAAAACGCACTGAATGGTTTATTGAGTTACGAAAAAGGCCAAAAGCAGCGTTACAAAGATACTTTGGATGATTTGGCGCATAGCATCAAAACCCCGTTGACCGCGATGCAAAACCAACTGGATCAATTGCGCCGTGAAGCCAACTTAGATCCAAGCTACAAAATTGCTGCTACCGTATTTGAAACGCAAATCGAACGCATCCGTGAAATCATTGGACATCAATTACGCCGTGCTATGGTAACAAACCAAGGCGCGATGATTTTATCCCAACCGGTACGCCCCGTGCTGTTCCGATTGCGCGAAACCTTGCAGAAAGTTTACCGCGACAAATCCTTTGAAATTCGCATCAATGTCGACGAATACGCCAAGTGCCGCATGGATGCCGAAGACATGATGGAACTGTTTGGCAACCTGCTGAATAATGCCTGCCGTTTCTGCAAAGACGTGGTGGAAATCTCCGCGCATCACGAAGACAACCTGCTAGTCATTGATATTGACGATGATGGCATGGGCTTTCCACTCAATAACCCCGCAAAATTATTGCAACGCGGGATTCGTGAAGACAGTAAAAGCGATGGTCAGGGCATTGGCATGGCGGTCAGTACCGAAATTGTGTCAGCCATTGGCGGCAAAATTGAACTGCTGGTGTCACCGTATGTGGGTGCGCGGGTACGCTTGCATTTGCCGGTATAA
- a CDS encoding response regulator transcription factor has product MRVLIIEDENIIREQIAENLKKSGFTVDLAADGSQGLYVALEYPIDIAVIDLGLPQSKGSPVNNDLGLDIIRAIRAKGLSYPIIILTARDRWQSKVEGLEAGADDYVTKPFHTEELIARLRVQLRRTGRWTQAELSCGPIRLNTSEQRVYVNETEITLTAYEYRVLEHLMLHAGEVISKTRLTDSLYEEDTDRDSNVIEVFIRRLRIKLDPDDTLKPIETLRGRGYRFTLTRT; this is encoded by the coding sequence ATGCGCGTACTGATAATAGAAGACGAAAACATCATCCGCGAACAAATCGCTGAAAACTTAAAAAAGAGCGGTTTTACCGTGGATTTGGCTGCTGATGGTTCCCAAGGGCTGTATGTTGCTCTCGAATACCCCATTGATATTGCAGTCATTGACTTAGGATTACCCCAATCCAAAGGCAGCCCTGTCAATAATGATCTGGGTTTGGATATTATCCGTGCCATTCGTGCCAAAGGCTTGAGTTATCCCATCATTATTCTGACCGCGCGTGACCGTTGGCAAAGCAAGGTGGAAGGGTTGGAAGCCGGTGCTGACGATTACGTTACCAAACCGTTTCATACCGAAGAGCTTATCGCTCGTCTGCGCGTGCAATTGCGCCGTACCGGACGTTGGACACAAGCCGAACTCAGTTGCGGCCCGATTCGCTTAAATACCTCCGAACAACGGGTGTATGTTAACGAAACAGAAATCACCCTAACGGCTTATGAATACCGCGTATTGGAGCATTTAATGTTGCACGCGGGTGAAGTGATTTCCAAAACACGCTTAACCGACAGCTTGTACGAAGAAGATACCGACCGCGATAGCAATGTGATTGAGGTATTTATCCGCCGTTTGCGCATTAAATTAGACCCGGATGATACGCTCAAGCCGATCGAGACCCTGCGCGGGCGCGGCTACCGTTTCACCTTAACACGCACGTAA
- a CDS encoding cupin domain-containing protein — protein sequence MAGMFGDISVEEFLRDYWQKKPLLIRNAFPNFQSPITQDELAGLACETDTARIVIEQGGAHPWEVRHGAFDDDDFSNLPETHWTLLVNDTDQHLPELKAIIEPFRFIPDWRIDDLMISFAVEGGSVGPHVDQYDVFLLQAQGQRRWQITTQFAHPDNFLPDLELRIMSDFQAEQEWIVEPGDLLYLPPNVPHYGVALNECMTYSIGFRAPSQADMLEKLLEDSLEDARLQQRFADAERIPQANPGELTAADMDKLVDFVVDALPQDEQSLQRWVGKYLTTPKANTQLCEAEPVSRAEFSRLIRHKKRFEKSLDARLLYFLSANDIHLFANGTHYSIDAQHLQFVEYMCQSAMLLHKDYSHFLSESSCFDTLQELLINGIFVIKK from the coding sequence ATGGCGGGTATGTTTGGTGATATTTCCGTTGAAGAATTTCTGCGCGATTACTGGCAAAAAAAGCCCCTGCTGATCCGCAATGCCTTCCCCAATTTCCAATCGCCCATCACGCAAGACGAACTGGCGGGTTTGGCCTGTGAAACCGATACTGCCCGCATCGTCATCGAACAAGGCGGCGCACACCCGTGGGAAGTGCGCCACGGCGCGTTCGACGACGACGATTTCAGCAATTTGCCAGAAACGCATTGGACTTTGCTGGTCAACGACACCGATCAGCATTTGCCCGAATTAAAAGCCATTATCGAGCCGTTTCGCTTCATCCCCGACTGGCGCATCGACGATTTGATGATCAGCTTTGCGGTGGAAGGCGGTTCGGTTGGCCCGCATGTTGACCAATACGACGTATTCCTATTGCAAGCGCAAGGGCAACGCCGCTGGCAAATCACCACGCAATTCGCTCACCCTGACAATTTCCTGCCTGATTTGGAATTACGCATTATGAGCGACTTCCAAGCGGAACAGGAATGGATTGTCGAACCGGGTGATTTACTGTATCTGCCGCCCAACGTGCCGCATTACGGCGTCGCATTGAACGAGTGCATGACGTATTCCATCGGTTTCCGCGCCCCTTCCCAAGCCGATATGCTGGAAAAACTGCTCGAAGATTCGCTGGAAGATGCACGTTTGCAACAACGTTTTGCCGACGCGGAGCGCATTCCGCAAGCTAACCCCGGTGAATTAACCGCTGCGGATATGGATAAACTGGTGGATTTTGTGGTTGATGCACTGCCACAAGATGAACAATCTTTGCAGCGGTGGGTCGGCAAGTACCTCACAACACCCAAAGCCAACACGCAACTCTGTGAAGCAGAACCCGTCAGCCGCGCGGAATTTAGCCGCCTCATTCGGCATAAAAAACGCTTTGAAAAGTCACTGGATGCACGCTTGCTGTACTTTCTATCAGCCAATGACATCCACTTATTTGCGAACGGTACTCATTACTCAATTGATGCCCAACACCTTCAATTTGTTGAATACATGTGTCAATCAGCCATGCTACTGCATAAAGATTATTCGCACTTTTTAAGCGAATCTTCTTGCTTCGACACATTACAAGAACTGCTGATAAACGGTATTTTCGTTATAAAAAAGTAA
- the purB gene encoding adenylosuccinate lyase translates to MELSALTALSPTDGRYASKTAALRPWFSEYGLIYHRVLVEIRWLQMLAAHPQISEVPAFSADTNAFLESILSNFSETDALRVKAIERTTNHDVKAVEYYLKEKIAGQAELEAVSEFIHFACTSEDINNLSHALMLKGGMEQVIQPELAATLGAIRQLAHDYAEIPLLSRTHGQPATPTTLGKEMANTAYRLQRQQQQILATQYFGKINGAVGNYNAHLSAYPDIDWQATAEQFVTSLGLTWNPYTTQIEPHDYIAETFDAVVRFNTILIDFCRDVWSYISLGHFKQKVIAGEVGSSTMPHKVNPIDFENAEGNLGIANALMTHLAQKLPISRWQRDLTDSTVLRTLGVGLGHSLIAYQSALKGISKLEVNVASTAADLDANWEVLAEPIQTVMRRYGIEQPYEKLKALTRGQRITPEGLREFVNTLDMPQEAKDALMALTPATYIGNAIAQAKAV, encoded by the coding sequence ATGGAACTTTCTGCACTCACCGCTCTTTCTCCCACTGATGGGCGTTACGCCAGCAAAACAGCGGCGTTACGCCCGTGGTTCAGCGAATACGGCTTGATTTACCACCGCGTCCTCGTGGAAATCCGCTGGTTGCAAATGCTCGCCGCCCACCCACAAATCAGCGAAGTCCCTGCCTTTTCTGCCGACACCAACGCCTTTTTAGAAAGCATCCTCAGCAATTTCAGTGAAACCGATGCGCTGCGCGTCAAAGCCATCGAGCGCACCACCAACCACGACGTGAAAGCGGTCGAGTATTACCTCAAGGAAAAAATCGCCGGACAAGCCGAACTGGAAGCAGTCAGCGAATTCATCCACTTCGCCTGCACCTCCGAAGACATTAACAACCTCTCTCACGCCCTCATGCTCAAAGGCGGCATGGAACAGGTAATTCAGCCAGAACTCGCCGCCACCCTCGGTGCGATCCGCCAACTCGCGCACGACTACGCCGAGATTCCGCTACTCTCACGCACCCACGGGCAACCCGCCACCCCGACCACCTTGGGCAAAGAAATGGCGAATACCGCCTACCGCCTGCAACGCCAACAACAACAGATTCTTGCCACCCAATATTTCGGCAAAATCAACGGCGCAGTCGGCAACTACAACGCGCATCTCAGCGCCTACCCCGACATTGACTGGCAAGCCACCGCCGAACAATTCGTCACCTCCCTCGGTTTAACCTGGAATCCGTACACCACCCAAATCGAACCGCACGATTACATCGCCGAAACCTTCGATGCGGTAGTGCGTTTCAACACCATCCTGATCGACTTCTGCCGCGACGTGTGGAGCTACATTTCCCTAGGGCATTTCAAACAAAAAGTCATCGCGGGCGAAGTCGGCTCTTCCACCATGCCGCACAAAGTCAACCCGATTGACTTTGAAAATGCCGAAGGCAACCTCGGCATTGCCAACGCCCTCATGACGCATTTAGCACAAAAACTGCCGATTTCGCGCTGGCAGCGTGACCTCACCGACTCCACTGTATTACGCACCCTCGGCGTAGGCTTGGGGCATTCCTTAATTGCCTACCAATCCGCCTTAAAAGGTATCAGCAAACTCGAAGTCAACGTTGCCAGCACTGCCGCCGACCTCGATGCCAACTGGGAAGTGCTCGCCGAACCCATCCAAACCGTGATGCGTCGCTACGGCATCGAACAGCCCTACGAAAAGCTCAAAGCCCTCACCCGTGGGCAACGCATTACGCCAGAAGGCTTACGCGAATTCGTCAATACGCTGGATATGCCGCAGGAAGCTAAAGATGCGTTGATGGCGCTGACGCCAGCGACGTACATCGGCAATGCCATCGCGCAAGCCAAGGCGGTGTAA
- the nadB gene encoding L-aspartate oxidase → MYDVLIIGSGAAGLTLALSLPDDCKIAVLSKDVLTEGSTVYAQGGISAVLDATDSVASHIEDTLNAGAGLCDEAAVRFTVENGASSIKWLLEAGVPFTREENDTERLHLTREGGHSHRRVAHAADASGAAIEHTLVGQVRQRSNIKLLEHHIAVDLITSRKLGHRSNRCIGAYVLNRKAKRIQTLQARFTVLATGGASKVYLYTSNPDGASGDGIAMAWRAGCRVANMEFMQFHPTCLYHPQAKSSLITEAVRGEGGRLLLPDGSRFMPRFDPRAELAPRDIVARAIDHEMKRLGLDCVYLDISHKPREFILSHFPNVYATCEQFGYDMSKQPVPVVPAAHYTCGGVMVDHNGHTDVDALYCIGEASYTGLHGANRLASNSLLECLVYGKSAAQDIMQRLQEPALDLPIPNWDESRVTDSDERVVITHNWDEIRRFMWDYVGIVRTTKRLQRAQHRIELLLREIDEYYANFRVTSDLIELRNLALVAWLIIRSAMNRPESRGLHYTLDYPKTNVKLEGIPTILDPMTTYHPH, encoded by the coding sequence ATGTATGATGTATTAATCATCGGCAGCGGTGCGGCTGGTCTGACCCTAGCACTCAGCCTGCCCGACGACTGCAAGATTGCGGTATTGAGCAAAGATGTGCTCACCGAAGGCAGCACTGTCTACGCGCAAGGCGGCATTTCGGCGGTTTTAGATGCCACCGACAGCGTGGCTTCACACATTGAAGACACCCTCAATGCAGGTGCAGGTTTGTGCGACGAAGCCGCTGTGCGTTTTACCGTGGAAAATGGCGCAAGTTCGATCAAATGGCTGCTGGAGGCGGGCGTACCCTTCACGCGCGAAGAAAACGATACCGAACGCTTGCACCTAACCCGCGAAGGCGGCCACAGCCACCGCCGCGTCGCCCACGCTGCCGATGCCAGTGGCGCAGCGATTGAACACACGCTGGTCGGGCAAGTACGCCAGCGCAGCAATATCAAGTTATTGGAACACCATATTGCGGTCGATTTAATTACCTCGCGTAAATTAGGGCATCGCAGCAATCGTTGTATCGGCGCGTATGTCCTCAATCGCAAAGCCAAGCGCATTCAAACCTTGCAAGCGCGTTTCACCGTATTAGCCACGGGTGGCGCAAGCAAAGTTTACCTGTACACCAGCAACCCCGACGGCGCGAGTGGTGACGGTATCGCGATGGCATGGCGTGCCGGTTGCCGCGTTGCCAATATGGAATTCATGCAATTTCACCCGACGTGCTTGTATCACCCACAAGCCAAATCCAGCTTGATCACTGAAGCGGTGCGCGGCGAAGGTGGGCGTTTATTGTTGCCGGACGGTAGCCGTTTTATGCCGCGTTTTGACCCGCGTGCGGAACTTGCCCCGCGTGACATCGTAGCACGCGCCATTGACCACGAAATGAAACGACTGGGGCTGGATTGCGTTTACCTCGATATTAGCCACAAACCGCGTGAATTTATTCTCAGCCATTTTCCGAATGTGTATGCCACTTGTGAACAGTTTGGCTATGACATGAGCAAACAACCCGTGCCAGTTGTACCTGCGGCGCATTACACCTGCGGCGGGGTGATGGTTGATCACAACGGGCATACCGATGTGGATGCGCTGTATTGCATTGGTGAGGCATCGTATACCGGGCTGCACGGTGCAAATCGACTGGCGAGTAATTCCTTGTTGGAATGCTTGGTGTATGGCAAATCGGCGGCGCAAGACATTATGCAACGCCTGCAAGAACCGGCGCTGGATTTGCCGATTCCCAACTGGGATGAAAGCCGCGTAACGGATTCGGATGAGCGCGTGGTGATTACGCATAACTGGGATGAAATCCGCCGCTTTATGTGGGATTACGTGGGCATTGTGCGTACCACGAAGCGCTTGCAACGGGCGCAGCATCGCATTGAATTATTGCTACGCGAGATTGACGAATACTACGCCAACTTCCGTGTCACCAGCGATTTGATCGAATTGCGCAATCTGGCATTGGTGGCATGGCTGATTATTCGCTCGGCGATGAACCGCCCTGAAAGCCGTGGCTTGCATTACACGCTGGATTATCCGAAGACAAACGTTAAGTTGGAGGGGATTCCGACGATTTTAGACCCGATGACGACTTACCATCCACATTAA
- the rpoE gene encoding RNA polymerase sigma factor RpoE gives MGMNLTDLELVQRVQSGDKRSFDVLVLKYQHKVISLVLRYVHDHDTAQDVAQEAFIKAYKGLKNFRGESAFYTWLYRIAINSAKNYLVSQNRRLPDNDIDAHEAEQFEGDSALKEYATPERELLTAEIQATVSQAIDDLPEDLRTAIMLRELEGMSYEEIAETMDCPIGTVRSRIFRARESIDKVLRPLLG, from the coding sequence ATGGGCATGAACCTAACCGATCTCGAACTGGTACAACGTGTCCAGTCGGGGGATAAAAGATCATTTGACGTGTTGGTGTTGAAATACCAGCACAAGGTTATCAGCCTTGTGTTGCGCTATGTTCATGACCACGATACTGCGCAGGATGTCGCGCAAGAAGCTTTCATTAAAGCCTATAAAGGGCTGAAAAACTTTCGTGGTGAGAGCGCTTTTTATACATGGTTGTACCGTATCGCGATTAATAGTGCCAAAAATTATCTGGTTTCTCAGAACCGCCGTTTGCCGGATAACGATATTGATGCACATGAAGCGGAACAATTTGAGGGTGACTCGGCTCTAAAGGAATATGCTACTCCCGAACGCGAGTTGCTGACCGCAGAGATTCAGGCCACGGTGTCGCAAGCCATTGATGATTTACCGGAAGATTTGCGTACCGCGATCATGCTGCGGGAGCTGGAAGGCATGAGCTACGAAGAAATTGCAGAGACAATGGACTGTCCAATAGGTACTGTACGCTCACGGATTTTCCGGGCGCGTGAGTCGATTGATAAAGTATTGAGACCCTTACTTGGCTAA
- a CDS encoding sigma-E factor negative regulatory protein gives MNTSKEEFLSAFIDDESGEFERRRLLDELKKDDALGQTLSRYAFIGETMRASKGQPMGQGISLLSRIQDELADEPAYAPDNVVAMPARANTTAAPSRVQAYRWFGMGMAATVAAVAVGGLLFFNQPTAPDAQMAAALPATVPVNAPAPAPTMVADADTRIQQVGRVDPQTRDILKQYVAQHVKYASTTVIAPSIRAASYAND, from the coding sequence ATGAATACCAGTAAAGAAGAATTCTTGTCGGCGTTTATTGACGACGAGAGCGGTGAATTTGAGCGGCGTCGTTTGCTTGATGAGCTGAAAAAAGACGACGCATTAGGGCAAACCTTGTCACGCTACGCCTTTATCGGCGAGACCATGCGTGCCAGCAAAGGGCAACCGATGGGGCAGGGTATTTCCTTGCTATCCCGCATTCAAGACGAATTGGCGGATGAGCCAGCCTATGCGCCGGATAACGTGGTTGCCATGCCAGCGCGTGCTAATACCACAGCAGCGCCTAGCCGTGTGCAAGCCTACCGTTGGTTTGGCATGGGAATGGCAGCGACCGTGGCAGCCGTGGCGGTGGGTGGTTTGCTGTTTTTCAACCAGCCAACGGCACCGGATGCACAAATGGCGGCAGCATTGCCTGCTACTGTTCCGGTGAATGCGCCAGCTCCAGCACCGACCATGGTGGCAGATGCGGATACGCGCATTCAGCAAGTCGGGCGGGTTGACCCACAAACCCGTGACATTTTGAAACAGTACGTGGCGCAGCATGTGAAATATGCTTCAACCACGGTGATTGCACCATCTATTCGGGCGGCTTCTTATGCTAACGATTAA
- a CDS encoding MucB/RseB C-terminal domain-containing protein, with amino-acid sequence MLTIKYTVSIAVLAGVLAWSTPSMANEAGDLLAKMRSAVHTLDYSGTLVYSQGNELSNYQISHTLENGTEKESVVRLAQGASASDAESFSLAKFQQVQPQMEAVYALDLGGQEFVANRNCQVVVARPRDKMRYLQRYCIEPDTGMLLKYSLVDRSHNTVEQLMFTALEIAVPAQAALQPTPPVANSAPSAAIPPATDWVFASLPAGFQQVQDLRQEGVNGQPPIRQLILSDGMTSVSVFIAPPGAPSMLDSIGISSGAMNIYATEVAQHQVTLVGEVPALTLQRISENLQYAR; translated from the coding sequence ATGCTAACGATTAAGTACACGGTTTCCATCGCAGTGTTGGCGGGGGTATTGGCGTGGTCGACCCCTAGCATGGCAAACGAGGCAGGTGATTTGCTGGCAAAAATGCGCAGTGCGGTGCATACACTGGATTACTCCGGCACGCTGGTGTATTCACAAGGCAATGAGCTTTCCAATTACCAGATTAGCCATACGCTGGAAAATGGTACAGAAAAGGAAAGTGTGGTGCGTTTAGCTCAGGGTGCAAGTGCCAGCGATGCGGAAAGCTTTTCTCTGGCAAAGTTCCAGCAGGTTCAGCCACAGATGGAAGCCGTTTATGCCTTGGATTTGGGCGGGCAGGAATTTGTCGCCAACCGCAATTGCCAAGTTGTGGTGGCGCGTCCGCGTGACAAAATGCGTTACTTGCAGCGTTATTGCATCGAGCCAGACACCGGTATGTTGCTGAAATATTCCTTGGTGGATCGTTCGCACAATACGGTTGAGCAATTGATGTTTACTGCCTTGGAGATTGCCGTGCCTGCGCAGGCAGCGCTCCAGCCAACCCCCCCAGTGGCGAATTCGGCACCATCCGCCGCGATACCACCCGCGACGGATTGGGTGTTTGCCTCCTTACCCGCAGGCTTCCAGCAAGTGCAGGATTTGCGGCAGGAAGGCGTGAATGGTCAGCCACCGATCCGCCAACTTATTTTGTCGGATGGCATGACCTCCGTGTCGGTTTTCATCGCGCCACCGGGCGCACCTAGCATGTTGGATAGCATTGGCATCTCCTCCGGTGCGATGAATATCTACGCAACTGAAGTGGCGCAACATCAAGTCACGTTGGTGGGTGAAGTTCCGGCGCTGACCCTGCAACGCATCAGTGAAAACCTGCAATATGCCCGTTGA